A window of Phalacrocorax carbo chromosome 12, bPhaCar2.1, whole genome shotgun sequence genomic DNA:
GCCTACAGGAGAAGGTTATCAGCCTTCGGAGTCGGCACTCTTCAACCTCCCTCCTGTGACTTCCATCAGCAGGGTCAATCAACCCTGAGATGTCTGTTTTGTGATGTGAATAGGCATATGTGTAAAAACTCCACATCCTGTAAGCAATGGCCCAAGACATGCATTCCCCTCAAGTGTAAGCTGTATTTCACTCCAAACACCCTGATCAGGGGCATGCTCTAAATACCAGAGACAAAGCTGCACCTACTCAGCTTTGACTACGTTGAGACTCCTGCTTGAGGCTTGCCTTTCCTGAGCTCCACTCTCTTGGAATGAGCTCATTTGAATCCACAGAGGTTCAAGATTTCAAAAGGATGAatttgcctttgccttctgttaTAGAAAAAGAAGATTATCCTATTCATTTGAGCTAAGACAATCTATTGTGGTGGGtaaaactaaagaaaagtatatttttattctagCAGGTTAGTAGACTGTGATATTGCATGGAAAATGGGTCTTTCCTATCTGAATGGTGGGTCCATGAAGAATCAGGAACTAGCCTGAAACCAATCAAACTAATTTCATTTGCATCTAAATAAGATTTAGGTGTGGCTTTCCTGAGGAGACTTTGTGTTTCAGAGGAACTTCACTCCTGCTTAGTGACAATACTGAAATTTAAAGTATCACCAGATGACAATGATGCCCCTTCTTGATCATGTCAAATACTGCTGTGTACAAAATCAAACCAGCCCTTTTTTACTGTAGCTCATGTTATGCTGATggtttgtgactttttttttttttttttttggcagaagagTGCATGTAAGTAAcctgaggaaaagagaaataagcaTTTAATTCTCAGGAAGGGCACACAGCATGGGTGAAACTTGAAGGAAAACAGACGCAAATCCTGTTTTGAAATTGCTGAGCAAATCAGTAGAAGCATTAACCTTGCATACATATCAAAGTTTTGAGAATAACCTCATTCTGACCCCTAGTCCTCAGGAAAACCCGTTTTCAGTTTGCCTTTTTACAGCTACATAGCTCCCACACATAATTGAACAGATTGCCCTGCTAGCTCCTGTGTACGGCTTAATGCTCACAATCCTCTCCCTTCTCAGTGCTTCCTGACATTCAGGGGAACATTATCTCCTCTGTTCCTAAAAAGGGAATTCCCTACAGCTAGGAGAAGGACAGACAGTCTGTAAAGGCCCTGGGGGCACCAGATCTGCCActccagcctgcagctggctgcctgcctgggtTGCAGCCTGGTGACCTGCTGTGAAATCCTGGACGCTGTTGCTGGAGACACAGGGAGCAGAGGGTTAGATAATTCAGCCTTGAGCCTTGCGGGGTTTTCATTTCTCATCTATTTTTAGCTGACCAAACAGCTGGCCTTGGAAGCCTGTTTacagcctggaaagctgctttttgctAAACCGTACTAGGTGTAATAGCCCTGAGAAAGCCTTAACCCTTTGAGAGCCAGCCCTGAGGTTGGCACTCTTGTCTTCCATTGACTGCCTGAGATGCATCTATACAAGCAGAACTGCAGCACAAGGAACCACAGATGCATTCAGTTTCAGCTGTATTTGTTACATCTTTGCACATCTATAGCCAGTATGCTAGTCCAACAGGAAAGACCATGTGACATATAACCCAGGTTGCTTGTATTATAGAGCTGTGTGGACTGTAATACACACAAGATACTTTTTCATATATGATAGGAGTCAAGCTTCCATCTCACCTATGACcaatatataaaacattttccaaacatATTATACCAGTTTCTGTTCCAGACaggtatttattaaaattactgtGTGCAAAGACAGGGCCTTGTGCTGGCACCACAGGGTCTATAAATCCTGTACAGATCATTCGCTCTTTCACTATGTACTGCAAGGGTTGTGCCTTCTAGCCTGGACTAGGGAGAACAGATGGCCTGGACAATAAGCCCAACTTGATTTTACTGATGGATACAGCGTGTTTTCTTGCCTTGCTGCTGTTTAGATTTGTTTGTTAATGCACATACTGCTACAAACAAAACTCTTCCTTtctgtaattttccttttgtggtGTCCAGGAAGTCTTTCATGTTTTCCCAGGCTGCtatttcttcagtctttctcAATGTGTAAATACCCCTCTCCATGCAGACCTTCATATATACGGAGAACAGATATACAGGCTTTTATGTTGTCACAGGTACCCTGTTGTTCTGGTGCCCTTAACACTTAGCTCCCACACCGTAACTGAGCTGACTTTGCTGGGCTATCTTAACCTTGACATGAAAACACTATTTCTTGTCCAGCTTGCTTTCCTAAAGGTTTGCCAATGTATCTCTGTCTAGACCCTTACCTCCTCTGGCAAAAGGTGTATTTCCTTTCACGTCCTACTGTGGTTCATACTGATCACTGCTGGGGACAATACACTAATCCCTCTCTTCTCACCCAGATCATATGACTATGAGGTATCCATTAAAAGGCACACTTCCAttgcctgtgctgctgttctACAACTGCTCCTGTACTGAACATAGAGAATAACTCACATGAACTTCTGCCACTGGTTTTGTAACTGAGACATGAAACTGGTCAGATCACGGGGACTTGGGAGTGTCACAGAGGTACACTAAACAAAGGTCAAGCTCAAACAACTTTATTTCACGAAATagccaaaaccacaacaaaacccaatGAGAAACACAGGTAAACTGAACTCAACCAACCCTCCAATAACATTTAACAGATAACAGGTTCGAGTTGCCAGTCGGGGTATTATTACTGCTGTTTACACACAAGAATGATGGTCCAAAGTACACAGACGCTCACAGAAGGAgctctctccctttcctgggTACCCAGGTGTAATCACTagctgggggtgggtggggggcaagGGCTCACTCAAGGATATATCCAGAAGGAATCACTCACCCAAAAGTGGGTGAGGGCACTCAGTCCTGGGAAGTTTCCTTAGGTGGCATCCCAGCCCAGGGGAAGAGGCTCTGAGCACAGGCGCTCTGCTCCAAGCAGGCTGCTCCGAGGGGGTGTCCAGCGGCACCCCATAGATACCCTGGGTCGGATCTGAGCTGTGTCATAACCAGTCATGATCCAGAAGCTTCTCTGAACCAAGGCACCTCATTGGCTGCGGACCCTCTGTTTTgcctctcccacccctcccctaCCGAGGGGTGTATGTGCCTGGGGGCATGGCAAAGCACAAAAGGGTGCAAAAATGAGGCTCAAAAAGCCAGCGATCATCGTGCCAAAAGCCCTGATCTCCagggggcaggggtgggggtgtgtgtgcgccTGCGTGTGCATACCAGCCACAGGGACTTCACATTCTGGGACCCAACCCTGCAAATGTGAATGGACCGTGTCCTGTAACAGGGATTCCTACTCTGTTTTCTCCTGTCCTAGGATCACTTTCAGAAGTTCATCCCACCGGGAGGGCATTATGGGGAAGATGCTCATGGCTATGCCCACGGGTGGATGGTAGGAGGAGTGACAGCTGGGCAGCATGGCTCCAGTAAGCAGCAGTATCCCGCTGTTCCTCTTAAGCCTGGAAGCAAAGGaggccctggggacagcgaaGGGGAGCATGCAGGGAAATCAGCTGGAAGTGGTGGAGAAGGAGGCAGTGGTACTGAGAAAGGCAAGTATCTCTCTGCAAGACCAAGAAATAGCTAAAGTGATCAGAGCTCATGCCAACCCTACTCTTACGGACaagtaaattaatttgattaaaaCCTGAATTCTTCCAAACTAAGTACCGTTGCAAAGTCTAGAAAAGCTGAACTGCCTTTAGCTTGATAGTTTTGTTTGCATGCTTCTGTGGTGCTCAATCATAGGCAAGAAGCAGAAATACCTGCCTTGGCTGGACCAAAGAAGTGATAGGAAACTTAATTACTGAGCTGATACAGCAGTATGCCAGTATGGCATACCCCTTCCTTTCAAGGGTTTCACACTGACTGCTACTGGAGAGTAGCTCTTTAGTGCAGCACTGATTTCAAATCAAAGTTTTCACCTAAACAAACAGCACTTTCTGGATAATATACAGAAAGGAACACCCATATTTCAAAAAGTTATCTGGTGATCACCACTGGTCTACTGAAGCAATATCTTTACAAGTAAaagtatttctcatttaatttagTCCTTGCTTAATTTTATTCACTGTTCGGTTTGGCCAGAAACCTCTAGAACCAAATCCCTTGTAGGAAAATCAGCAAGTGAAATTGTTATTTTAACAGTCCCTATGGGGTTttacaacaaaaaacaaatttaCTTGGGAACCAGGAACCACTGCCATAAGTGACCAAATAGATGTCTTGTTAAATCCAAAGTTTTTCATTTACATTCTGGAAGAATATGCATTCTATATCAAGAATGTAGTAAAAGTATCTCTTTTACATTTCTGGGCATCcctgtgaaaaagaaatctgtgtaGACTCTCTGTCTTCTTATAGGAGGTTTTTCTACATTGTTATCCTATTTCTGCAcgcagggggaaggaggattAACATCATCCCATAGCTTTACTGCAGAGGTGCATCacaactgcttttatttttcaaccCTAGCATTCGATTTACTTCTAAACTGCTTAGTTTAAGTCCTTCACACAGAGAGGGGGGTAgctgttttttggtttgttttgttttcaatgaaATGAGATTCTTGTACAAGTCTGCAATTCTCTGAAACCAGAAAAGCCCAGGATTTGGCAAGGTTTGAAGAAAATAAGCGAGACAAAGAAAGGAGGTGTGATAAAGAAGAAAGTTTCAGATAAGAGTAATAGTGTTCATTCTTTGCCACGTAATTCATAAGGATTTATGTTTTCTACACAAACTACAGCAATATGAAAGCACAAGAATGTCTAACTCTATTAACCTATTATTCCCATCTACCCTAATCGAGCTAAACAGAAGTCATTGCTAAGGAGTTTCAACGTTTCTAAAGGATGAGAATCTTAAAACTATGCTATGTATCAATACACAACCAATTCTCTTATTAGCAAGGTGGTATAATACACAActaggagagggagagggagagggagaggggaggagttTTAGCCTAGTTTTGGAGTTTATGGTCAGGGCTTTGTTTGGTGCATATTATGATGATGATGTGGTTTACGTGAAGGGTTGTATCAGACAGGGAAGAGAAGTAAATTATGAAATTAGATAGCATTTTGCCTTGTATAAAGCTTCCCTTGAGGTAAGGAAAGAGATAATGGGGTAAGGGCATTGGTTCTTGGGGTAAGAGGTATCTATTTGAGCAACCAGATAGAACAatgaaaaatcagctttcaAATTTTTAAGTGAATTGTAACCATAAAATCTTGGACTTGATCTAGGAGTTACAGAATCTGGAAACAAATCTGGTATCTCAACTTCAATAGCAGAATAATGAAAGACAATATATTTAGAGTAAGTGTCATCTAACTAGAGTGTTTCACCTTCCTctgtttacagatggaaagtCAGGAGGCAAAAACATCACTATATTTAAAACTTACATCTCCCCCTGGGAACGAGCAATGGGTATCAGCCCCGAAGACAAAAGTCAGTTCACCACTGATTTACTGTCATTTAGTCCCAAAGCTGTTTTCCCCCATTACAAGTCTTTTAACCGGTAAGCCTTCTTGGATATTCAGTTTATTTAGCATGAGAAAACACAGTAACCCTGGCCATAGCTCTCCTGTCCTCTGCAATGTAAATAAGTTTAGGTTGCATGTCATGTTGCTTAGCAGAGCCTCCTGTGGATGAAGTGTTTGGAGGCctacaaagagaaaatacattaagaGCTAGAGATTCAGCTTATGGGCAGAAAACCTGCACAGCAGGATATGAGGACTTTAATCctatttccctttctttgtcACCCCATTTGACTGGGGAGATTTAGCTTGCCACTGTTTATTACTGCAGCCATTTAAAGTTCAAGAGTTCAAATCACTATGATCAGAATCCATATACTTCACAGTACTTCAGATAAGAAGCAGGATCTTCCTGCTGATTCTGGTAAGAACTGAaagttttacaaatatttctagGGCAGTAACAACTTTCTGTTAACCTCTATATATAATTTTGCCACCCACTTCCATTGCCTGAGCACATCAGTACCCAGAACAAGCCCAAATCCCACTAATTTCTGCAATAATGCAGCCTCTGCCTCCTACATGTACAGGGTACCAGCAGATGTGAAAGGTGTATGGTTTGATGGAGATTGATGCAACAGGGGTGAAGGAAGTGCACGTGAGCAGAGAAgcagggttttggttttaaacctTATTTTAGTACATAAGCAATAGATACATATATGTTCTTGGGAAGGATTTATTGGCCAGCCAACTGCAACCGTGATAAAATTTACAATCTCAGGACTTTGATTACTTATTTTCTAAATCCCATTGTTTACCTATGCTCTGTTCGCTAACTCCATGTATTCCCCTATGCCAGGACTGCTATGCCATACGGGGGTTATGAGAAAGCAGCCAAACGGATGACCTTCAAAGTGCCTCAGTTTGATATCTGCCCTTTGCTTCCAGAATCCCTCATGATATATAATCAAAATTTCAGCAACAGACCCTCCTTCAACAGAACCCCAATACCTTGGATGCCTTCAGGAGACTCCTCTGAGTACCATATTGAGGTCAATGTGCAAAGGAgtggtgaaacagaagagctaTAAATCCCCAGTGCCAAGGCCTTCCCTTTTTCTCAGCCCTTTCTATTTGCAAGTTGATAGAAAGGAGCTGAAAAGTGCAACCCTAGTTCTGTCagcccttcctttcttttgccaTTAGCCCAGAGAAGTTCCTAGCAGGTTCTAAACTTATCTTTGCTGTGGTATTAATCCATATCAGAAACAGTTTGAGGCAAAGGAGCTTTTTGTTCATCAGGGCATAAAAGGGCAAAACTAGtaagtgtttttctgtttagcAATGCTAAATGCTGCCTGTCTGCTCCACAATAGATCTGTTTTGTCATATATTAACAAGTAATAAAACACTAAGGAAGAAAAGTCTGTGTTTGtctctttaaaaaatgctgctgaatCAATTTGTGGATTAGCAATAACAAAAGTTTCAGTCTCACAACTAGACTTGGAAGCAAGATCGGGGACTGATGGGGATAGGTATGGTAGGGTATGGTAAGGTAGGTATTCATCAAGGTGGCCTGGATAAATACTGCAAAACTGATGGTGAAGAATGATGACTTTGAGAGGAAATTATACAGGTAATCATAAGGACATCAGAGATGAAAAAGCAAGTCAGCCTGTCAGTGTAACAGACTGATTAAAGTATTTCACTGTCACCTAAGATTCCCTGATTCTCCAGAGTATAAAACAGGCAATAGCTtaaggagggtttttttcacacaaAGAAGGCAGTAGGTTGGGAAAGAACAGAGGCACACCCAAGTAAGATGACTTGCCCATAGTTacagagcaagaaagaaaaagctttaaatacAATAGAAGTAATTTGACACCCACCACAGTCCATTACTTATTGAAACACAGCATCAAAGTCTATTCCATTTCTTATAACAGCTTTATCAATGCCACACATATAGGAAGAAAGGCAGGCACTGTGGAAAACCattgaaaagctttatttttctacatGGTCTTGTGTTTCATGAACATTTACACTCTGACAGTTAACATACTAGACTGCCATTTAACTACCATATGCTAGCTCAGCTTGCATGGAGACTGATTTGCAATTCTCTGTCCTGGTGCCTTCTTTAGATCAACATTGCTGCTTATAAACAGGGCTAAACAGCTTATTTACAGGGACAGATTCTACTGAAGTACTTTTAATTTAGGAGTTTCTACTCCTTGTCTAGAAATGCcatatatttgatttttattctgtttggaTGATTATGAGGTTTATTACACTCCTTTAAAAAGGTACTGCCAAGGCTACCCTGACATCTCTTAAAAATTGTGCTAATAATAACAAGCTGCAGAAGTAATGAATGAGTAGTTTCCCTAAACCTTTCTGCTGAAATTGCTAAAGAACATTTATTATATATGCCCtattaaatgattaaaaaatatctataaCTCAGTTCTGTGACTAAACTTGAAAACATTAAGCTGGTACTTTGATCTTCTGAAGAACAtttcaacaaaaatgaaaaaggttgTCTTTTTTGACATGTTCCTACAAAGCATTTGGAGTTGAGTTGAAAACAACTTCTCAGAAAAatgtgtcttgtttctttagATAAAATGGATCCAGGAGTTAGTTGAAAAGACATTTCCCACattgatttccttttttaatctcCACATAAATACATGCAAATTTCACTGGTGAAAGACATTTAAATGGGAAATTCTCACATTCTACTAAACTATTAGTTTATTCTGTATGTGAACTCTGTCTGGAGATAAGGTTGCTGTGGGttttacaacatttttaataaatctttttcaATTGCATTGTAATTAAGGAGGAgggatttcttttccagttcaaAAAGTATTCTAACTATATTACAAGAATCCAGGCAACAAAGAGAATGCCAGAAATTCAGAAAGAGAgagttttcagagaaaactaGGTGACACTAAGCAAAGTATTTTTACATCAAATATGCCACTTATCGCCTTCCCTTTTCTGACAGGGGTTTTAGACCCTCACAAGACAGAATTACATGTTTTCCTTAAGTGAAATACACGATGCTTTCATGGCAAGTATGTCAGGAGCAGCAGACACAAGACAGTTTGGTACCTGGATGTCAGGGTCTGTTTTCAGTAGCAGGTGTTCCAGATCATGGGCCAGTTAGACACGTCAAGGTGCAGAGAgggctggctgctccgatgACGGGTGAGCTCCAGGCaagcccagcacaggcagtgccCTCACCAACTAGCACACAAGCCCACCACAGCTGagcacagcaggcagagctgagcGCTGGTGACAGGGTCCATCAATCATCCCAGACATGGTGAGGGGATGAATCAAGCACAGGGGCAATCCAGGGAGTCTGGTCAGAAGCAAAAGGAGACAGGGCTGGACACAAGCTACACTGTGGGTCCAAAGTCCATCTAGGAGACAGGCTAGCTCCAGCCCAGGTCTCAGGTCCACCCAGGAGACAAGAGTGCAGGCCAGCACCCCTACGACATAGCTCAGAATAGGACCTCAAGCCCAGGACTAAGTTTAAATGGTGTTTCTGGGCCTTAAGTGAGGTGAaggtcccaggtgaggctggtcagggcAGATAAGGGCTATTGATGCACACAGCAATGATACCAAAACGTTTGGGAATTCCAATATAATCACAACAATCATTTGAGTTCTACtggagcattaaaaaaaggctAAATAAAGTCTGTTCTTAAACGTGCACGTAAGAAATACTGTGCTGAAAGAGCACAGTGCTCTCTGGCGGTGTAGTTTCAAAGTTCCCGCATAcaaggaaggcagcagcaggaagtaGGTCAAAGGACTGGGTATATACCCAAAGTTCCCCGGTTCATAATACACCGTTGGACAATAGCTTTTGTCTGTGTGCTCCACTATCCCAAACCCTAAATGGGGATAAAAAGTTGCAATGTTCTTGGAATTCGTACTGTATCActgtaattattaataatattcatACTTGTAAGCTAAGAGGATCCTTCAGTTTTGGTAAATTTGCTTAATGAGGCATATAGCTCTTCTTTTGCAAGTACACTTTCAATCTCAAAGCAGTATTTATGTGCTTTTGTTTCTAGaacaaaatgagaaatgaaataCAACACTACACGTTGTAGAACAATTCAGACTATTGTCTTGCTGTTAGCTTAAGACACATGCTAGTTTAGTCATTACCCAAAGTAAcgttaaaagtgagaaaaatcagtaATCCAAACTCTGCCTCAAAGATAACTAATTGCAGTGAGGCTTGCCGTTACCATATTCGGGGCAGAGGTTTGTCCAAAATGATCAAATATTTAAGAGGAAGTAAGTATCTGCTCCTGCTCCTTGTTTTCCTTGCGCTATGATGTAGACTCAGAGGAATAGCCTATGTCAGAGAATTATTTATATTGAGAATAAGAGGATTTTCTAAAATTTAATTACAGTGGATTTCCCCCACATACTAGGAGCTACAGAATGGAAACTCAGTCATCTGTTTTTAAGCAGGATCATCATAATTAGAGACAAAACAGAACTAACAAATTATTGATCCCATCCTCTTGTAAAGGCAGGCTATGGTTCCCTCATACAGGATGTACTGGATATTAAGCTTAAACTTCATGGAACAGCAGCCAAAAATCCATTTAATAGAGAGGGGCTGTCCCATGAAAAACAGATTGGATAGAATTTTGTGACATTCAGATCtttcattcagaagaaaaagttctTACACTTTTAGTTATTTGCAGTGTCATTTTTAGGaatattattttacagtttccaagctttgaaatatttctctcaTATAAGGCAACATGTATGATAAAGAATCCAAGCCATACTGAAGTTATAACCGATGGCATAAATATTCAGCAGGTAGGAGCACAGTTGGTATGCTTCTGTGTTGTGCAGAAAATCTTCCCTTTGACTGCAGTGTATTCCCTAATCAAAGGGTTTGCATCTCATAATCGTCTAGCTCATGTCAGCAGCTTGCCATTAGTGGTGATGATATAATTCATACAACTAACATCTGGGAATTACATTTGATGTTCTTACTGACAGAGCATTTAGAGGAGATGGCTTTGTCATTAGGCTTAGTGActctctgaaataaaatctggAACAGTTTCGGGCTGTTAGGGGAATATTGGCTTTGTgttgtttaactttttttaaaatcatactgTATTCACTTCTCTTATACACGATGGCAGACACCAGACAGCCAAGAGCCTGAACACGATCATTCTGTTATGGAGCAGAGGTCTGTACGTGGCTGTCCCTCCATGGGAAGTACTGACTTGTGGCACGTGGCTTGAACATTCACTGCACCAAGGTATTTTTTCTGCTTAGCATGTCTGCAGGTGTAGGTTCTCTACAACAGACGACTGCCACAGGTGTGATCATCTGGCAAACACCCCACTTCCAATGGACTGCCACTTGGCACAGGCTGTTGTTAGCACTTCTCTGGCAACTTACGGGGTCCACTGCTGCCCATCAGCAGCACATATGCTATTTGCTCTTGAATGAGTATTAGAAAAGTTTGCAAGCCAGTCTGCTGGCTCACAGCACATTAATACATTTATATGCAATCTCATCTATGCTCAAATCCTCAAACTGCAGGTTACAAACTAGTTCAGACAAGTTGCCTTTCTGTCTTGGAGGTGTGCCTGACCAGGACCACAGATAATCAAGAAAAATTTGCAGACACACGGAGAAGGAAGATTGTGCACATTTCATGGAACCCTACAACTTTTGTGAACTGCTGAGTATGTGGGATTTGAGACACTATTAATTATATTCATGTACTAGTAAAAGTCCCTTCAGCTTATGTAATTAGCAGTGCCTTTATGCTGTACCTCTTGCTCTCTTTGTACTTAATGCACAGTGTCATATTCTCTCAGATGATCATCTTCTGCTTGCAGTACAGCTTACATGATGCTTTAATGAGTGCAGGTACTTGCTCAGATATATATTGTGCTAATTAACACATGTagtaaagggaagaaaactacATAAACCACTCTGAAGCAATGCCCTTAAACACAGCCTAAACTCCAGTCAGCTTAATAAACAAATTCTCAAACATAAGCTCTTCCTTTAATTTTCAATTATACTTTTTAGAAacattatttatataaaaatttttaatgcacattttccaactttttttgaagaaaacctGCAGCCTCTTTTTTTTGACCTTTTGATTAACAATTAAAAactacaaaatgttttttgcaaaggggttttattttaaaagtctgtttttcatctaaagaaaattaatctgatgTACTTCCACGGAGAACTGACACAAATAAATTTGCAGACAGGGGCAACTAccctttaaaaaacaggaagaagttATAGGTATAGCTCTAGCCAGAGTTACAATGAACATTTGCCTTTCAAAAATCCACAGTGAACAAAATAATGCATAGATAAGGCAAGATTAACTTATGGTTCTAAGTTGTTCTTCTAGTGCCAAACCAAAATAGCTGTTCTTCTTTGCTCTTACAAGGCTTACTGGGAACACTTATTTTGGGGAAATTTGGTCAGGGAAGGCACAACCATACTATGAAAGGCTGACAAAGGTCTCAACTTTTCCCAGGTTCAGATATGAGCCAAGGGCAGCACCGCTGTTTTACTCCAGATCCCTGCATCTGtagctggggagaaaaaaaacatacaagAAGGCCACGAACAGCAGTGAGAA
This region includes:
- the MYOZ1 gene encoding myozenin-1 is translated as MPLAGTPAPVKRKKSTKLIGKLTHEVMPQEVSKLNLGKKISIPRDVMLEELSLLTNKGSKMFKLRQLRVEKFIYENNPDAFTDSSVDHFQKFIPPGGHYGEDAHGYAHGWMVGGVTAGQHGSSKQQYPAVPLKPGSKGGPGDSEGEHAGKSAGSGGEGGSGTEKDGKSGGKNITIFKTYISPWERAMGISPEDKSQFTTDLLSFSPKAVFPHYKSFNRTAMPYGGYEKAAKRMTFKVPQFDICPLLPESLMIYNQNFSNRPSFNRTPIPWMPSGDSSEYHIEVNVQRSGETEEL